ACCCGAATCATGCCAGTCATTGCGAGGAACGAAGTGACGTGGCAATCTCCAACCGGTTGATTCTGCAGTACGAGATTGCCACGCTGCGCTCGCAATGACGGTTATCTAAGTGCCATTCTTGTCTGACCCCGATGATAGCAGCCGTAAAACCGCTTTTCATGCAGGGGCATGTCAGCCTGTCACTGCCGCACATAAAAAAACGGCCGCGGATGCGGCCGTTTGCGGTGCGTGAAGAAGCCCTGCGGCTTACTGCTGGAAGGTCTTCGCCAGTCCGGGGTTGCCGGCCACGTTCTTCAGTTTCGGCGTGTTCAGCTCGGTGACACTGACCGTCTTCTGATTGCGCAGGTAGGTCGCCACCACGTCCCAGATCGGTCGGGTGTCCAGCGGCTCGCTGACATTGGCCCAGCCGGCCACCGCGTACTCCTTGTCCGGATCGATCGGCTTGCCGTTGAGCTCCATGTCGGAGATGCGGTTGCCGATGGTGGCGGTGGGGTCGATGCTGTACTTCAGACCGCCGACGCGGACCATGTCGCCGCCCTGCTGATAGTAGGGATCCTTGTTGAAGATGTTGTCGGCCACGTCTTCCAGGATGACCTTGATCCGCTCGCCGGTCATGTTGTTGAGCGTGGTCGAGGGATAGGTCAGCGCGGTCTGCGTCATCAGGTCCTCAAAGGTGATGGGCTGGCCGGGCAGCAGGCTGGTGCCCCAGCGGAAGCCGGGCGAGAAGGCGATCTCCGCGCCCATCTCCTCGATCATGGCGTCGCAGATCAGCTGGTCGAAGGTGCCGTTGAAGTTACCGCGCCGGTACAGGGTGGTATCGGTGACGGCCAGTTCCTCTGCCAGCTTGTCCTTGTAGGGCGCGCGTACCGCTTCGATATGGGCGCTCATCTCGGCGTCGGCCTCCAGCAGGTTGGAGAAGACCGGCAGCAGGTGATACTTGAAGTCGCGCACCTTGCCGTTCTTCACATCCAGGTCCAGCACGCCGAGGAACTTGCTGTTGGAGCCGGCGTTGGTGACCAGGGTCTGGCCGCCGCTGTTGCTGACCACCAGCGGCTGCGGCATGGCGTCGTGGGTGTGGCCGCCCATGATGGCGTCGATACCGCGCACCTGCGAGGCCATCTTGATGTCCACGTCGGCGCCGTTGTGGGAGAGCACGATCACCACCTGGGCGCCCTCGCCGCGGGCCTGATCCACCATCTGCTGCATGCGCTCGTCGCGGATGCCGAAGCTCCAGTCGGGGATCATGTAGCCGGGGTTGGCGATCGGGGTGTAGGGGAAGGCCTGGCCGATGATGGCGGTCGGCACGCCGTTGATCTCGCGGATCGAGTAGGGCTTGAAGATGGGGTCGCCCCAGTCGTTGTCCACCACGTTCTGGGCGAGGAATTCGATTCTGCCCTGGAAATCGTTCTCGATGATCTCCATGACGCGCTCGGCGCCGTAGGTCATTTCCCAGTGCGGGGTCATGATGTCCACGCCGAGCAGCAGCTGGGCGTCGACCATGTCCTGGGCGTTGGTCCACAGCGAGGTAGCCGAGCCCTGCCAGGTGTCGCCGCCGTCGAGCAGCAGGGAGCCGGGGCGCTGGGCGCGGATGCGCTTGACCAGGGTGGACAGGTGAGCGAAGCCGCCGACCTTGCCGAAGGTGCGGGCGGCTTCCTCGAAGTTCAGATAGGTGAAGGCATGGGCCTCGGGGGTCCCGGGCTTGATGCCGTAGTACTCCAGGAATTTCTCGCCCACCAGGTGCGGCGGACGCCCCCGCATGTCACCGATGCCGAGGTTGATGCTGGGTTCGCGGAAATAGATCGGCAGCAGCTGGGCGTGGCAGTCCGTGTAGTGCATCACCGAGACATTGCCGAAGGCGGGGATGTCGTACAGGTCGCTGGATGCCGCGTTCGGTTTCACGCCCCCGGGCTGCTTCTGGGTGGACGATCCGGATTCGCAGCCGGACAGATGGATCCCCGACATGCCGGCGATGGCCAGCATCTGCAGGAATTCGCGGCGTGACAGACTCATCGATAACCTCCAGTGTACAAGGTGGAAAAGGGTAGACCGGCGCGAGGCAGGTACGGTGTCGCAGCCCGCCGTTTCTACAGCTACAGGGGGCGTTCCAGAGTGGACGTGCCCGGCCGACGGGTTATTCCATCAGGATGATTCAATTTTAAACAAAAAACCCGGTTTGGCGAACCAAACCGGGCTGATTGGCTGATCAGGTTATCAGCTTACTTGCGGGCACCGGGACCATTGACTTCCAGACCATTGCTCATGTAGGTGTGGAAGTACTCCAGGGCCTTGTACTCGTCGCTCTGTGCCGGGAACGGCTTGGCGCGGACCTGCTTGTTGCAGCCGCCGTAGCGACGGTGCAGGGTGCCGAGCTCGCCCCACTTGGAGCGGTACACCGGGAAGTGCGTCACATGGCCCAGGGCCGGGCTCAGCAGATCGGCACGG
This sequence is a window from Thiohalobacter thiocyanaticus. Protein-coding genes within it:
- the soxB gene encoding thiosulfohydrolase SoxB, which gives rise to MSLSRREFLQMLAIAGMSGIHLSGCESGSSTQKQPGGVKPNAASSDLYDIPAFGNVSVMHYTDCHAQLLPIYFREPSINLGIGDMRGRPPHLVGEKFLEYYGIKPGTPEAHAFTYLNFEEAARTFGKVGGFAHLSTLVKRIRAQRPGSLLLDGGDTWQGSATSLWTNAQDMVDAQLLLGVDIMTPHWEMTYGAERVMEIIENDFQGRIEFLAQNVVDNDWGDPIFKPYSIREINGVPTAIIGQAFPYTPIANPGYMIPDWSFGIRDERMQQMVDQARGEGAQVVIVLSHNGADVDIKMASQVRGIDAIMGGHTHDAMPQPLVVSNSGGQTLVTNAGSNSKFLGVLDLDVKNGKVRDFKYHLLPVFSNLLEADAEMSAHIEAVRAPYKDKLAEELAVTDTTLYRRGNFNGTFDQLICDAMIEEMGAEIAFSPGFRWGTSLLPGQPITFEDLMTQTALTYPSTTLNNMTGERIKVILEDVADNIFNKDPYYQQGGDMVRVGGLKYSIDPTATIGNRISDMELNGKPIDPDKEYAVAGWANVSEPLDTRPIWDVVATYLRNQKTVSVTELNTPKLKNVAGNPGLAKTFQQ